From Asterias amurensis chromosome 3, ASM3211899v1, a single genomic window includes:
- the LOC139934586 gene encoding low-density lipoprotein receptor-related protein 12-like has product MDIFRRLSANGIGSLCTTILPVFLIVLSTATEHVEAAFTNCSDEASLVRPFDTIKSPNYPSNYPNNAACKWHIKLNSNELATIRFTDFHLVQSKDCLKDYVSISPQGINQCGLELPPTYISGVNTALIIITFRTDKISSEKGFALEYYISARHSESCDPMTEFHCSNGNCLPLSWTCNGRKDCFDGSDESPSNCREPTTPKPLTTVPWQCSGHEILCTSKVTGKPICLSESKKCDGHIDCGDGQDEKGCHSVCRHYYDSDFKYFTSPNFPNNYDSNLDCSWTLSVRSGAIIQLRFHTFNLEQGYDTDYVNVFDGDTDGPQFLIGNYYSFDGAVNVPPKVIEGTGNTMLVIFHTDASSNNMGFNVTYQTKGDCLSDQQLCSRTDQNCYDKSQKCDNILSCMKGQDELGCQSCANDQIPCLKTQKGCFSVDQRCDGKRNCKFGEDEEDCDPQICKADYGLFLCGDRKCMQEKYICDESTDCMDGSDEQNCYVSTKVITAAAVGSIVCGLLLVAALSCTCKLYQLHVRDRFPPSHMSPLREIEEELLRREAPPSYTATMASPHFDEAQRAFIEGIQAAVIARNETRGPTTRQSSSRRQRGTFVRMLSRDRTSRSGSQVEILPDENTTESQTEMQPPSPAEMDNEVDTMMTEEEGMRIENGPPPLRRISGERSPPTVSPSTVEASAETAGQQESTSSSVSDTDSETNQEALHLMVRAAANIRRMRLAGGLQNVMQAQDHRVARARSRTGSLADIENPAEIAPSGDSAPTSDGEVEMVAEVGSSSHLNENTNNASERTDTENHSLPTESTQEAFKMSESSENPAPRLQEEPDELASDSESLPQDGEVEVLTSQSPEEAASCDDGEVGRDSNTEERLSQASSILSLASVGSAAAEEEDVPMVEP; this is encoded by the exons tatTCCTGATAGTCTTGTCCACAGCAACTGAACACGTTGAAGCAG CATTTACAAATTGCAGTGATGAGGCCAGCCTTGTGAGACCGTTTGACACGATAAAGAGTCCCAACTACCCGAGCAACTACCCAAACAATGCTGCCTGCAAATGGCACATCAAGCTGAACTCCAATGAGCTGGCCACAATAAG GTTTACGGACTTCCATCTGGTCCAGAGCAAAGATTGCCTAAAAGACTATGTGTCCATCAGTCCGCAGGGCATCAACCAATGTGGCTTAGAGCTACCACCGACCTACATCTCTGGCGTAAACACTGCGCTGATAATCATCACATTCAGGACGGACAAGATCAGCAGCGAGAAAGGATTCGCTCTGGAGTATTATATCA GTGCTCGCCATTCTGAAAGCTGTGATCCCATGACTGAGTTCCACTGCAGTAACGGGAACTGTCTGCCGCTGAGCTGGACATGTAATGGCCGGAAGGATTGTTTTGATGGCTCGGACGAGTCTCCTTCAAATTGCCGTGAAC CGACAACCCCGAAACCTTTAACAACTGTGCCGTGGCAATGCTCCGGCCATGAGATCCTGTGCACGTCGAAGGTTACCGGCAAACCTATCTGCCTCTCCGAGTCCAAGAAATGCGATGGACACATTGATTGTGGGGATGGGCAAGATGAGAAAGGATGCCACTCGGTCTGTCGTCATTATTACGATT CGGACTTTAAATATTTCACTTCTCCCAATTTTCCAAACAATTACGACTCAAACCTTGACTGTTCGTGGACGCTTTCTGTCAGGAGTGGTGCAATCATCCAGCTCCGGTTCCATACCTTTAATCTGGAGCAAGGTTACGACACCGATTATGTCAACGTGTTTGACGGCGATACAGATGGG cCGCAGTTTCTGATTGGTAACTACTACTCCTTCGACGGGGCCGTCAATGTGCCACCAAAAGTCATCGAGGGGACAGGCAATACGATGTTGGTAATTTTTCACACCGATGCGTCGTCTAATAACATGGGATTTAATGTGACTTATCAGACCAAAG GTGATTGTCTAAGTGATCAGCAGCTGTGCAGTCGAACAGATCAGAACTGTTACGATAAATCACAGAAGTGTGACAACATTTTGAGCTGCATGAAGGGACAAGATGAACTTGGCTGTCAAA GTTGTGCAAATGATCAGATCCCATGCCTGAAGACCCAGAAGGGTTGCTTCTCCGTGGACCAACGCTGCGACGGGAAACGGAATTGCAAATTTGGAGAAGACGAGGAGGATTGCGACCCCCAGATCTGCAAGGCGGACTACGGCTTGTTCCTGTGCGGCGACAGAAAATGCATGCAGGAAAAATACATCTGTGATGAATCCACTGACTGCATGGACGGTTCTGATGAGCAAAACTGCT ATGTCTCAACTAAAGTCATCACAGCGGCTGCCGTTGGGTCCATAGTCTGTGGCCTCCTACTAGTGGCAGCCTTGAGCTGCACTTGTAAACTCTATCAGCTACATGTCCGCGATCGTTTCCCGCCGTCACACATGTCACCACTGCGGGAGATAGAAGAGGAGCTTCTCCGGCGCGAGGCACCACCGTCTTACACCGCCACCATGGCCTCGCCACATTTTGACGAGGCGCAGAGGGCGTTTATCGAAGGAATCCAGGCTGCTGTGATTGCCAGGAATGAGACTCGAGGCCCAACCACCAGGCAGAGCAGTTCACGGAGGCAGAGGGGAACTTTTGTACGTATGCTGTCCAGGGATCGCACCTCGAGATCCGGCAGCCAGGTGGAAATTCTGCCCGATGAAAATACCACTGAGAGTCAGACAGAGATGCAACCACCAAGTCCTGCCGAGATGGATAATGAGGTTGATACCATGATGACAGAGGAGGAGGGTATGAGAATTGAAAACGGACCGCCTCCTTTGCGTCGGATCTCTGGAGAGCGTAGCCCACCGACCGTTAGTCCAAGTACAGTGGAAGCCTCAGCAGAGACAGCTGGACAACAGGAATCAACTTCAAGTTCTGTCTCGGACACGGACTCTGAAACGAATCAAGAAGCTCTGCACCTGATGGTTCGTGCCGCTGCTAACATTCGCCGGATGCGCCTGGCTGGAGGGCTGCAGAATGTTATGCAGGCTCAGGACCACAGAGTAGCAAGGGCCCGCAGCAGGACTGGGAGCCTTGCTGACATAGAAAACCCAGCTGAGATAGCGCCATCAGGAGACTCTGCACCGACTTCAGATGGTGAAGTAGAGATGGTGGCAGAGGTGGGATCATCGTCACATCTGAACGAGAACACCAATAATGCATCAGAGAGAACTGATACTGAAAACCACAGCTTACCAACTGAATCTACACAAGAAGCCTTTAAGATGTCAGAGTCCTCCGAAAATCCAGCTCCACGTCTTCAGGAAGAGCCTGATGAGCTGGCTTCAGACTCGGAATCCCTCCCGCAAGATGGTGAGGTAGAGGTATTAACCTCTCAGTCGCCAGAAGAAGCTGCATCTTGTGACGACGGAGAGGTAGGAAGGGACTCAAATACAGAGGAGAGACTAAGTCAGGCTTCGTCAATATTGTCCTTGGCATCTGTTGGCTCAGCGGCTGCAGAAGAGGAGGATGTTCCCATGGTGGAACCATAG